From a region of the Candida albicans SC5314 chromosome 1, complete sequence genome:
- the RPB11 gene encoding DNA-directed RNA polymerase II core subunit (Putative RNA polymerase II subunit; flucytosine induced), protein MNAPDRFELFILPDGVDKIKIIPDTKVPNAAIVKIEREDHTLANLLRAQLLKDDRVLFAAYKVEHPLFANFVLRIQTEDDYSPREALQNACSGLISELDVIKSKFNDEWALKALLNNTEDDFEY, encoded by the exons ATGAATGCTCCAGATAGATTCGAACTTTTCATATTGCCAGATGGCGTGGATAA aataaaaataataccGGATACAAAAGTACCAAATGCAGCAATAGTTAAGATTGAAAGAGAAGATCATACATTGGCCAATTTATTGAGGGCTCAATTGTTAAAAGATGATAGAGTTTTATTTGCTGCCTATAAAGTTGAGCATCCTTTATTTGCAAACTTTGTGTTAAGAATTCAAACTGAAGACGATTATTCACCACGAGAAGCTTTGCAAAATGCATGTTCCGGTTTGATCAGTGAATTAGATGTGATAAAAAGTAAATTCAATGATGAATGGGCACTTAAGGCACTTTTGAATAATACTGAAGATGATTTCGAGTATTAG
- the CDC5 gene encoding polo kinase (Polo-like kinase; member of conserved Mcm1 regulon; depletion causes defects in spindle elongation and Cdc35-dependent filamentation; virulence-group-correlated expression; likely essential (UAU1 method); Spider biofilm repressed) — translation MSALRSQPLQPLNSGQLNARANNITPVKSIRRPKENVQPTDQKQKKKKEKLSALCKTPPSIVRTRNGRDYRRGNFLGEGGFARCFQMKDASGQIYAAKTVAKASIKNEKTKTKLLSEIKIHKSLRHPNIVNFVDCFEDDVNVYILLEICPNQSLMELLKTRKRVSEPEVRFFMVQIVGAIKYLHSRRVIHRDLKLGNIFFDPEMNLKIGDFGLASVLPSTDSRKYTICGTPNYIAPEVLGGKNTGHSFEVDIWAIGIMMYALLVGKPPFQAKDVNVIYERIKKTEYYFPEDKPISESAKQLIKDLLSLNPLHRPTIDEILSYDWFKGPFPDKTYEVSLQTLPPGLDQITRAQSSANFKYAKDSAGIYTPKNKNPVEILRADLHSEQPRTLLPSSLSPNDTRNKYQEVDPGQLGRPRRVNFSSNFSTAIKRLNQVCFETYQTMRRLEHSRHDEVDASEFPNCENPTLISKWVDYSNKYGFSYQLNNDDIGVLFNDENTLLKRHNSDRFLELIYHENEGWTCIENSLANPPAQAKRQLEIVDFFAKYMNSNLSKVSEIEERKETVFLRRYTRTPDYIMFEMTNGNFQFNFKDHHKICISKTGLAITHISPGRLTQTQPLISVLKQGNFQHENVPDCMEKIMVIKEAIKKKAFKEA, via the coding sequence ATGTCGGCGCTTCGTTCACAACCTTTACAGCCATTGAATAGTGGCCAGCTCAATGCTAGAGCTAATAACATTACTCCTGTCAAATCAATTAGACGCCCAAAGGAAAATGTTCAACCAACAGaccaaaaacaaaagaaaaagaaggaaaagtTATCGGCATTGTGCAAGACACCCCCATCTATAGTGAGAACTAGAAATGGACGAGACTATCGTCGAGGCAACTTTTTGGGTGAAGGAGGGTTTGCTCgttgttttcaaatgaaGGATGCCTCTGGTCAAATCTATGCCGCCAAAACAGTCGCTAAGGCATCAATCAAAAAcgagaaaacaaaaacaaaactattatcagaaatcaaaattcaCAAATCTTTGAGACATCCAAACATTGTTAACtttgttgattgttttgaagatgatgttaatgtatatatattgttAGAAATCTGCCCTAATCAATCCTTAATGGAACTCTTGAAAACAAGGAAAAGAGTGTCTGAACCAGAGGTTAGATTCTTTATGGTGCAAATTGTCGGTGCCATCAAATACTTGCATTCTAGACGTGTAATTCATAGAGATTTAAAACTTGGTAATATCTTTTTCGACCCAGAAATGAATTTAAAGATTGGTGATTTTGGCTTAGCATCTGTTTTACCCTCAACTGATTCAAGAAAGTACACTATCTGTGGTACACCAAATTATATTGCTCCAGAAGTTTTAGGTGGTAAGAACACTGGCCATAGTTTCGAAGTTGATATTTGGGCTATTGGTATCATGATGTATGCTTTGTTGGTCGGTAAACCTCCATTTCAAGCTAAAGATGTCAATGTTATTTACGAAAGAATAAAGAAAACAGAATACTATTTCCCAGAGGACAAGCCAATTTCTGAGTCTGCCAAgcaattgattaaagaCTTGTTGAGCTTGAATCCATTACACAGACCTACCATCGATGAGATATTGCTGTACGATTGGTTCAAAGGTCCATTCCCGGATAAGACATACGAAGTCAGTTTACAAACTCTTCCACCAGGCCTTGACCAAATTACTAGAGCTCAATCACTGgctaatttcaaatatgcAAAGGACTCAGCTGGAATTTACACAccaaaaaacaagaacCCAGTTGAAATCTTGCGTGCAGATTTGCATTCAGAACAACCAAGAACTTTACTTCCTCTGTCGCTATCACCTAATGATACTAGAAACAAATATCAAGAAGTGGATCCTGGTCAACTAGGAAGACCTAGAAGAGTCAATTTCAGctctaatttttcaacagcAATAAAAAGACTCAACCAGGTGTGCTTTGAAACCTATCAAACCATGAGAAGATTGGAACATTCAAGACACGATGAAGTTGATGCCAGtgaatttccaaattgCGAGAATCCAACTTTGATCAGCAAATGGGTAGATTACTCAAATAAATATGGGTTTTCTTACCAACTTAATAACGACGACATAGGGGTTTTGTTTAACGATGAAAACACATTGTTGAAACGCCATAATTCAGATAGATTTTTGGAATTAATCTATCATGAAAATGAAGGGTGGACTTGTATTGAAAACTCTCTTGCAAACCCTCCAGCTCAAGCTAAAAGACAGTTAGagattgttgatttttttgcaaaGTACATGAATAGTAACTTGTCCAAAGTCAGTGAAATTgaggaaagaaaagaaactgTGTTTTTGAGACGCTACACCAGAACTCCTGATTACATAATGTTTGAGATGACAAATGGAAACTTTCAGTTCAACTTTAAAGACCACCATAAGATCTGTATATCCAAAACTGGTTTGGCTATAACACATATTTCGCCAGGGCGTTTAACTCAAACTCAACCACTAATTCTGGTTTTGAAGCAAGGAAACTTTCAGCATGAAAATGTTCCGGACTGTATGGAGAAGATAATGGTCATCAAAGAAGCtatcaagaaaaaagcATTTAAAGAAGCTTAG
- the SET1 gene encoding histone methyltransferase (Lysine histone methyltransferase; methylates histone H3 K4; regulates of white-opaque switch, epithelial cell adhesion, agar-embedded filamentation, virulence in mice; unique N-terminus immunogenic in human; rat catheter biofilm repressed) → MSYNNRSGGGASGGYSRRGYHGSHRGGYRTGRSKYPEDRYLVGGMLSLNKGSHYESSDNRYIPNEIGSKSPENRSHRSSTKDGRTPSGLSTPLSSSDKVSTPISIESINGSDRNTGVNNKDSEFPKLSHHSDFTSTIPFSRSINPQKNFMVINDSHTPKTDKGIQSKKIRYNGEGVNHVSDPRIAQSNSNLQKPTKKTKKTPYKQLPQPKFVYNSDSLGPAPMSTIIIWDLPISTSEPFLRNFVSRYGNPLEEMTFITDPTTAVPLGIVTFKFQGNPQKASELAKNFIKTVRQDELKIDGATLKIALNDNENQLLNRKLESAKKKMLQQRLQREQEEEKRRQKLVEEQKKQELLKKKEKEHQESVKKEKSVEHESTIVSTRDKNLVYKPNSTVLSMRHNHKIISSVILPKDLEKYIKSRPYILIRDKYVPTKKISSHDIKRALKKYDWTRVLSDKSGFFIVFNSLNECERCFLNEDNKKFFEYKLVMEMAIPEGFTNNIRENESKSTNDVLDEATNILIKEFQTFLAKDIRERIIAPNILDLLAHDKYPELVEELKSREQAAKPKVLVTNNQLKENALSILEKQRQLFQQRLPSFRMSHDRTQQHKPKRRNSIIPMQHALNFDDDEDSESHSQSESEDEDEDETTASRPLTPVVSTMKRERSSTITSIEDDIELEEREIKKQKVKVPAIEAEIAPESSPEEGEEEEKEEVEIKQEAEEVDIKFQPTEESPRTVYPEIPFSGDFDLNALQHTIKDSEDLLLAQEVLSETTPSGLSNIEYWSWKSKNRKDVQEISQEEEYIEELPESLQSTTGSFKSEGVRKIPEIEKIGYLPHRKRTNKPIKTIQYEDEDEEKPNENTNAVQSSRVNRANNRRFAADITAQIGSESDVLSLNALTKRKKPVTFARSAIHNWGLYAMEPIAAKEMIIEYVGERIRQQVAEHREKSYLKTGIGSSYLFRIDDNTVIDATKKGGIARFINHCCSPSCTAKIIKVEGKKRIVIYALRDIEANEELTYDYKFERETNDEERIRCLCGAPGCKGYLN, encoded by the coding sequence ATGTCATACAATAACAGAAGCGGAGGGGGAGCAAGTGGTGGATATAGTCGACGTGGATATCATGGATCTCACCGTGGAGGATATAGAACAGGTCGTTCCAAGTATCCGGAAGACAGGTACCTTGTTGGCGGGATGCTATCTCTTAACAAAGGATCACATTATGAATCAAGTGATAACAGGTATATTCCTAATGAAATCGGATCGAAGTCACCTGAAAACAGGTCTCATAGATCAAGTACCAAGGATGGTAGAACACCATCTGGACTAAGTACGCCCTTGTCTAGTAGCGACAAAGTATCAACACCCATTTCGATAGAACTGATTAATGGTTCAGACCGCAACACTGGGGTGAATAATAAAGATTCTGAATTTCCGAAACTATCTCACCATTCAGATTTCACACTGACTATTCCATTTTCAAGATCAATAAATCCCCAGAAAAATTTCATGGTCATAAATGATTCACATACACCGAAAACTGATAAAGGTATACAATCTAAAAAGATACGGTACAATGGAGAAGGTGTGAACCATGTATCCGACCCTAGAATAGCTCAATCGAATCTGAATTTGCAAAAACCGAccaaaaaaactaaaaagaCACCATATAAGCAATTACCTCAACCAAAGTTTGTGTACAATAGTGATTCCTTGGGACCAGCTCCAATGTCAACCATAATAATATGGGACTTGCCAATCTCCACAAGTGAACCTTTCTTGAGAAACTTTGTTTCTAGATATGGTAACCCCTTGGAAGAAATGACGTTTATAACTGACCCCACAACAGCTGTACCTCTCGGTATTGTTACCTTCAAGTTTCAAGGGAATCCCCAAAAGGCTTCTGAATTGGCgaaaaattttatcaagACAGTCCGACAAGATGAGCTCAAAATTGATGGAGCAACATTAAAAATAGCgttaaatgataatgaaaaccaattattgaataGAAAGCTTGAAAGtgccaagaaaaaaatgttaCAACAACGATTGCAAAGAGAACAAGAGGAAGAAAAACGACGTCAAAAGCTTGTGGAAGAACAGAAGAAACAAGaacttttgaaaaagaaagagaaagaacaTCAAGAGTCTGttaagaaagaaaaaagtgtTGAACATGAAAGTACCATAGTATCAACCAGGGataaaaatttggtttatAAACCAAACTCTACAGTTCTTTCCATGAGACACAATCATAAAATCATTCTGAGTGTGATATTACCCAAAGATTTAGAGAAATATATTAAAAGTCGACCATATATATTAATACGTGATAAGTACGTCccaacaaagaaaatttcGTCTCATGATATCAAGAGAGCATTAAAGAAATATGATTGGACAAGAGTTTTATCAGATAAATCTGGGTTTTTCATTGTGTTTAATTCTCTTAATGAATGTGAAAGATGCTTTTTGAATGaagacaacaaaaaattctttGAGTATAAGCTCGTCATGGAGATGGCAATTCCAGAAGGTTTTACAAACAACATAAGGGAGAATGAACTGAAGTCCACAAATGATGTTCTTGATGAAGCAACaaatatattgataaaagAGTTTCAAACCTTTTTGGCAAAAGACATAAGAGAAAGAATCATAGCACCCAAtattttggatttattGGCACACGATAAGTATCCGGAATTggttgaagaattgaaatccCGAGAGCAAGCAGCAAAACCAAAGGTTTTGGtaacaaataatcaattaaaagaaaatgctTTATCCATTCTTGAGAAACAAAGACAACTTTTCCAACAGAGATTGCCTTCATTTCGAATGTCACACGATAGAACTCAACAGCATAAgccaaaaagaagaaacagtATTATCCCCATGCAACATGCCcttaattttgatgatgatgaggatTCCGAGTCACACTCTCAATCAGAATCTGaggatgaagatgaagatgaaactACTGCAAGTAGACCTCTCACTCCTGTGGTACTGACAATGAAAAGGGAAAGAAGTTCTACAATCACCAGCATAGAAGATGATATAGAGCTTGAGGAAcgtgaaatcaaaaaacaaaaggtTAAAGTGCCAGCTATAGAGGCTGAAATAGCTCCAGAGAGTAGCCCTGAAGAaggtgaagaagaagaaaaagaggaaGTTGAGATCAAACAAGAAGCTGAAGAGGTTGATATTAAATTCCAACCAACCGAAGAATCACCAAGGACTGTTTATCCAGAAATTCCATTTAGTGGTGATTTCGATTTAAATGCATTGCAACATACTATAAAAGATTCAGAAGATTTGTTATTAGCACAAGAAGTGTTATCTGAAACTACTCCATCAGGgttatcaaatattgaatattgGTCTTGGAAGAGCAAGAACAGAAAAGACGTACAAGAAATTAGCCAGGAAGAAGAATACATAGAAGAACTACCGGAGAGTTTACAGTCGACCACAGGATCTTTCAAGAGTGAAGGGGTCAGAAAAATCCCTGAAATAGAGAAAATTGGATACTTGCCACACCGCAAAAGAACTAATAAACCAATTAAGACTATTCAGTATGAAGACGAGGATGAAGAAAAGCCCAACGAGAACACAAATGCAGTACAGAGCTCACGTGTTAATAGAGCTAACAATAGAAGATTTGCAGCTGATATAACTGCCCAAATAGGTTCTGAATCCGATGTGTTGAGTTTGAATGCTTTGACCAAACGTAAAAAACCGGTCACTTTTGCCAGATCTGCTATTCACAATTGGGGGTTATATGCAATGGAACCAATAGCTGCAAAAGAAATGATTATAGAATACGTTGGAGAACGTATCAGACAACAAGTTGCCGAACATAGGGAAAAAAGTTATTTAAAGACTGGTATAGGGTCGTCGTATCTTTTCAGAATCGATGATAATACAGTCATTGATGCAACTAAAAAGGGGGGAATTGCTAGATTTATCAATCATTGTTGTAGTCCAAGTTGTACGGCAAAAATCATCAAAGTTGAAGGGAAGAAAAGAATAGTCATTTATGCTTTACGAGATATTGAGGCAAATGAGGAACTTACTTatgattataaatttgaaagagAAACCAATGACGAGGAGCGTATCAGATGTCTTTGTGGGGCACCGGGATGTAAAGgatatttaaattaa
- a CDS encoding uncharacterized protein (Ortholog of C. dubliniensis CD36 : Cd36_00920, Debaryomyces hansenii CBS767 : DEHA2F20724g, Pichia stipitis Pignal : PICST_32745 and Candida albicans WO-1 : CAWG_01277), producing MEKEDQKSERKTLKQQLSENRTRRFHEYQKRLESKNSAYLLDKNSTKFYEELRQRDLDEERKIKSQEAIELQRFKQLRERKKASSKQTKNISLGSISKPAILPRKNLQKARENTLERRLLEQSSTKDDKEEDNSDSGKNGILTGYESSEDED from the exons ATGGAAAAGGAAGATCAAAAATcagaaagaaaaacttTAAAGCAGCAGTTAAGTGAAAACCGAA CTAGAAGATTTCATGAATATCAAAAACGGTTGGAGTCTAAGAATTCAGCATATCTACTTGATAAGAATTCTACAAAGTTTTATGAAGAGTTGAGGCAAAGGGATTTGGATGAGGAAAGAAAGATTAAGCTGCAAGAAGCAATTGAGCTTCAAAGATTCAAGCAATTACGAGAGAGGAAGAAAGCACTGTCCAAACAGACGAAAAATATATCTCTTGGAAGTATCAGTAAGCCAGCGATTCTACCTAGGAAGAACCTACAGAAGGCAAGAGAAAACACATTGGAAAGGCGATTGCTTGAACAATCTTCAACCAAAGACGATAAGGAGGAAGATAACAGCGATAGTGGCAAAAATGGTATATTGACTGGATATGAATCTagtgaagatgaagattaA
- a CDS encoding uncharacterized protein (Ortholog(s) have structural constituent of ribosome activity and mitochondrial large ribosomal subunit localization): MFLNIIQSTSRILMGKPSSVNLLVQTRTKMKSHKAAANRFIKRASGLKRKQAGVNHGNGRFSYSALKGLRGFVEVSNKGGHLKKFINRV, from the coding sequence ATGTTTTTAAATATCATACAGAGTACAAGCAGGATATTGATGGGGAAACCATCCAGTGTTAATTTGCTTGTTCAAACTAGAACCAAAATGAAATCCCATAAGGCAGCTGCCAACAGATTTATAAAAAGAGCTAGTGGACTCAAAAGAAAGCAAGCTGGTGTCAATCATGGTAATGGTAGATTTAGTTATTCTGCTTTGAAAGGCTTAAGAGGGTTTGTGGAAGTTTCAAACAAAGGAGGtcatttgaaaaagttcATCAATCGTGTGTAA
- the NMA111 gene encoding Nma111p (Putative serine protease and general molecular chaperone; macrophage-induced gene; repressed in core stress response; merged with orf19.3288.1 in Assembly 21), with protein sequence MQDMESLKRDAEVSLGNENKRKCYKEFEEDESEIEYVSESPHPIFDSPITSNNNKWAETITNVVNCVVSIHFSHVAPFDTENAVSSEATGFVVDASRGLILTNRHVVGPGPFTGYVVFDNHESVDVKPIFRDPIHDFGILKFNPQDVKYLKLTQLELAPDLAKVGTEIRVVGNDAGEKLSILSGFISRLDRNAPDYGSLTYNDFNTEYIQAAAAASGGSSGSPVVNEDGKCVALQAGGHTEAATDYFLPVYRPLRALRCIQNNEPITRGDIQVEWELKPFNECVRLGLTAEAEQNARRLFPDKVGLLVAELVLPDGPADKLIKEGDTLISINNEPIATSVRVDEILDENVGKELEFVLQRGGREIRQKITIGDLHSITPNRFVVVAGASFNDLSYQIARCYGLPVKGVFVNGGTGSFEFSPQDTLGWMIESVDDERVEDLDEFVEVMKKIPDCSRVPVTYRHVSDMHSEYVRSIYIDRHWHTSFKMATRNDSTGLWDFETLQKEALPPVPLEPQNAKYIDIPFGDDSKKGCADLVRSFVQVRTLCPSPIDSHPFRKDICYAVVIDATHGYVLVSRKYVPHYLCDIFIVFAESIEVPGKVVFLHPHLNYAIVKYDPGLVLADVKTPVFGTSPLQRGDKSFLIGYNYHLRLVTDDVKVSAVSSLNINASSSSPRYRGTNLECILLDSKIRNECDAGVLADNDGTVRGFWLSYLGESDEKTYKMGLDVTDVKEVISQLQQNKVPKDMRILDAEFTSLTVLQGRTRGVSSSWIEQLEKEAEDNIKFLAVERIAAPSLGNQVTNPLKIGDVVLCVDGKPAKSLRDLNSMYTKDILEFKIIRQKKEMTLRVPTTETRELDTSHVVFWSGALLQTPHYGVRQLMKSIPSEVYVVGKSSGCPADQYYIVPNCFITHVNDKETKNLESFVDVVKDLPDKTYVKLRVVSFDNIPMAISLKTDYHYFPTIDVRKEIDTNTWMEKKYNE encoded by the coding sequence ATGCAAGATATGGAATCGTTGAAAAGAGACGCTGAGGTTTCTTTAGGCAACGAGAATAAGAGAAAATGCtataaagaatttgaagaagatgaaagTGAGATTGAATATGTTTCTGAGTCCCCACATCCAATATTCGATTCACCAATAAcaagtaataataacaaatgGGCCGAAACCATCACAAACGTTGTAAACTGTGTTGTTTCAATACACTTTTCCCATGTGGCACCTTTTGATACCGAGAATGCAGTGTCAAGTGAGGCAACTGGGTTTGTTGTCGATGCCTCACGAGGACTTATACTCACCAACAGACATGTTGTTGGACCTGGACCGTTCACCGGATATGTTGTATTTGATAACCATGAGTCGGTTGATGTCAAACCGATTTTCAGAGATCCTATACACGATTTTGGTATTCTAAAATTCAATCCTCAGGACGTCAAGTACTTGAAGTTAACTCAACTAGAGTTGGCACCAGATTTGGCAAAAGTTGGTACTGAAATAAGGGTGGTTGGTAATGATGCAGGTGAAAAATTGTCTATATTATCTGGGTTTATTTCAAGATTGGACAGAAACGCTCCGGATTATGGTAGTTTGACGTACAATGATTTCAACACCGAATATATACAAGCAGCCGCAGCTGCTTCAGGTGGGTCTTCTGGTTCCCCAGTAGTGAACGAGGACGGTAAATGTGTTGCATTACAGGCCGGAGGACACACAGAAGCTGCAACTGACTACTTTCTCCCAGTTTATAGACCATTGAGAGCCTTGCGTTGtattcaaaataatgaaCCAATCACAAGAGGAGATATTCAAGTAGAATGGGAGTTGAAGCCCTTTAATGAATGTGTTAGATTGGGATTGACAGCAGAAGCAGAGCAAAATGCAAGAAGATTGTTTCCCGATAAGGTTGGATTGTTGGTTGCAGAGCTTGTATTACCTGATGGTCCCGCagataaattaataaaagaaGGCGATACCCTTATTTCCATTAACAATGAGCCAATCGCAACATCTGTTCgagttgatgaaattttagaCGAAAATGTTGGCAAAGAGTTGGAATTTGTATTGCAAAGAGGTGGTCGTGAAATCAGACAAAAGATTACTATTGGTGATCTTCATAGTATTACTCCAAACAGGTTTGTGGTTGTAGCAGGTGCTCTGTTCAACGACTTGTCATATCAAATTGCCAGATGTTACGGTTTACCCGTTAAAGGAGTGTTTGTGAACGGAGGTACAGGATCTTTCGAGTTCTCACCACAAGATACACTTGGTTGGATGATTGAGTCTGTTGATGACGAGCGAGTGGAAGACTTGGATGAGTTTGTAGAGGTTATGAAGAAAATTCCTGATTGTTCAAGGGTTCCAGTGACTTATCGTCATGTATCTGATATGCATTCAGAATACGTTAGAAGTATTTATATTGACAGACATTGGCACACTTCTTTCAAAATGGCAACTCGAAATGATAGCACGGGTTTGTGGGATTTTGAAACTCTTCAAAAAGAGGCATTGCCCCCTGTTCCTCTTGAGCCTCAAAATGCAAAGTATATTGACATCCCCTTCGGTGATGACAGTAAAAAAGGTTGTGCTGATTTGGTGAGATCATTTGTTCAGGTACGAACACTTTGTCCAAGTCCTATTGACTCACATCCTTTTAGAAAAGATATATGTTATGCTGTTGTGATTGACGCCACCCATGGGTATGTTCTTGTTTCACGAAAATATGTTCCACATTATTTATGTGacatttttattgtttttgctgaatcaattgaagtCCCTGGAAAAGTTGTGTTTTTACACCCCCATCTCAACTATGCTATAGTCAAATACGACCCAGGCTTAGTGTTGGCTGATGTCAAAACACCCGTTTTTGGAACTTCACCATTACAAAGAGGAGATAAGTCGTTTTTGATAGGATACAATTATCATTTGAGATTGGTCACAGATGACGTCAAGGTGAGTGCTGTCTCCTCTTTGAATATCAATGCTAGCTCAAGCTCACCACGTTACAGAGGCACTAATTTAGAGTGTATTTTGCTTGACAGCAAGATTAGAAATGAATGTGATGCTGGTGTATTGGCTGATAATGATGGAACTGTGCGTGGGTTTTGGTTATCATACTTGGGAGAGTCTGATGAAAAGACTTACAAAATGGGATTAGACGTGACAGATGTGAAGGAAGTGATCCTGCAATTGCAACAAAACAAAGTGCCAAAAGATATGAGAATACTTGATGCAGAATTTACTTCGCTTACTGTTTTACAAGGTAGAACTAGAGGTGTCTCTCTGAGCTGGATTGAACAATTGGAGAAAGAAGCGGAAGATAACATCAAATTTTTAGCCGTTGAACGAATTGCTGCACCTAGTTTGGGTAATCAAGTTACAAATCCATTGAAAATTGGGGACGTGGTTCTTTGTGTTGATGGTAAGCCTGCAAAGAGTTTGAGAGATTTGAATTCCATGTATACTAAAGACATTTTAGAATTTAAGATTATCAgacaaaagaaagaaatgaCATTGAGAGTCCCAACCACTGAAACAAGAGAACTCGACACGTCTCATGTTGTTTTCTGGTCTGGTGCATTACTTCAAACTCCACATTATGGTGTAAGACAGTTGATGAAAAGTATTCCATCTGAAGTATATGTAGTTGGAAAATCGTCTGGTTGCCCAGCAGACCAGTACTATATTGTACCGAATTGTTTCATCACCCATGTCAACGACAAGGAAACCAAAAATCTTGAGAGTTTTGTTGACGTAGTAAAGGATTTGCCCGACAAAACATATGTGAAGCTAAGAGTAGTTTCATTTGACAATATACCAATGGCTATATCTTTGAAGACAGACTACCATTATTTTCCTACTATTGACGTTAGAAAGGAAATCGATACAAATACTTGGATGGAGAAAAAATACAATGAATAg
- a CDS encoding origin recognition complex subunit 6 (Phosphorylated protein of unknown function), producing MSSSQARKALQDVIPNYLGEFTPKLLDYINSLYQLSLRKQAILPNKSEIARFHLCAVVIVEKYKQSFELPTPDVSRIPTQPKVAAKLLDTFRELIEQISAASTPVSSPKKVKPPSQSPSTPTKSRTSKENLKSGSPLKRLRAEMLQEDQVNGNSPDGQLKDVDSPFNPKKRKESKAGTPTHKVYKYDKKHVSIADFIAFCNTFLIPGDITAKMVGTFLTHQHKFLKKSDWSLACGMVYAAYIRINNRLLAQSVGTKSEFTKQLLQYQKGGLSLGAMQSWCGIIEEWIQDEPWIQEIEKTYAYGSKTAEETRNSFERKAKIGEGWDLMEQFGAMIHGETISLSSHQEEYYKNWRKEALEKCDQL from the coding sequence ATGTCCTCTTCTCAAGCACGAAAAGCTCTTCAAGATGTAATTCCCAATTATTTAGGTGAATTTACACCCAAGCTACTAGATTATATCAATTCCTTATATCAACTTAGTTTAAGGAAACAAGCAATACTACCAAATAAATCGGAAATTGCACGTTTTCATCTATGTgctgttgttattgttgaaaaatataaacaatcTTTTGAATTGCCGACTCCTGATGTGTCAAGAATACCAACACAACCTAAAGTAGCAGCAAAGTTACTAGACACTTTTCGTGAGTTGATAGAACAAATCTCCGCAGCCAGCACACCTGTATCAAGTCCCAAAAAGGTGAAACCACCATCCCAAAGTCCACTGACACCAACAAAGAGTCGAACAAGCAAagagaatttgaaatcagGATCCCCTTTAAAACGTCTTCGAGCAGAAATGTTGCAAGAAGACCAGGTCAATGGTAACTCCCCCGATGGCCAACTTAAGGATGTAGACTCTCCCTTTAACccaaagaaaagaaaagaatcCAAGGCAGGCACCCCAACACATAAAGTTTATAAATACGATAAGAAACACGTTCTGATAGCAGATTTTATAGCATTCTGCAACACTTTCCTTATACCAGGTGATATCACCGCCAAGATGGTGGGCACATTTTTAACGCATCAACACAAGTTTCTTAAAAAAAGTGATTGGTCATTGGCCTGTGGTATGGTTTATGCGGCATACATTCGGATAAATAACAGATTACTTGCACAACTGGTTGGCACCAAGTCAGAGTTCACGAAACAATTGTTACAATACCAGAAGGGAGGTTTACTGCTAGGGGCCATGCAATCTTGGTGTGGTATAATCGAAGAATGGATTCAAGATGAACCATGGATTCAAGAGATAGAAAAGACTTACGCTTATGGTAGCAAAACAGCTGAAGAAACCAGAAATtcttttgaaagaaaagcGAAAATAGGTGAAGGCTGGGACCTAATGGAACAGTTTGGGGCTATGATTCATGGCGAGACAATTTCGTTATCAAGTCACCAAGAAGAGTATTACAAAAACTGGCGTAAAGAGGCTTTAGAGAAATGTGACCAACTATAA